A genome region from Microtus ochrogaster isolate Prairie Vole_2 chromosome 1, MicOch1.0, whole genome shotgun sequence includes the following:
- the Serp1 gene encoding stress-associated endoplasmic reticulum protein 1 produces the protein MVAKQRIRMANEKHSKNITQRGNVAKTSRNAPEEKASVGPWLLALFIFVVCGSAIFQIIQSIRMGM, from the exons ATGGTCGCCAAGCAGAGGATCCGGATGGCCAACGAGAAGCACAGCAAGAATATCACTCAGCGCGGCAACGTCGCCAAGACCTCG AGAAATGCCCCCGAAGAGAAAGCGTCGGTAGGACCCTGGTTATTGGCcctcttcatttttgttgtttgtggctctg caaTTTTCCAGATTATTCAGAGTATCAGGATGGGCATGTGA